From Streptomyces durmitorensis, a single genomic window includes:
- a CDS encoding type I polyketide synthase produces the protein MRASLKETEHLRRANAELSAASHEPIAIVGMSCRYPGGVRSPEDLWDLVAAGRDAISGFPQNRGWDLDGLYAPEPGTPGKSYAREGGFLYDADEFDPAFFEISPREAMAIDPQQRLLLQSSWEAVERAGIDPTTLRGSRTGVYVGIARQEYGPPLHKSPEELEGYLMTGTSVAVASGRISYLWGFEGPAVTIDTACSSSLVTLHMAAQALRNAECSLALAGGVTVMAMPGVFTEFSRQRGLAPDGRIKAFAAAADGTAWGEGVGLLLLERLSDARRHGHPVLAVVRGSAVNQDGASNGLTAPNGPSQQRVIRQALANARLTADQVDAVEAHGTGTKLGDPIEAQALLATYGKNRPGDRPLLLGSVKSNIGHPQCAAGAAGVMKMVMAMRHGTLPKTLHMDEPTPHVNWSAGAVELLAEARPWPETDGRPRRAAVSAFGVSGTNAHLILEQAPEEETTPGTAGHVPGVAAGSVVPWAVSARSEQGLRAQADELRDFASSDAGLDIADVGWSLASSRAGLEHRAVVLGRDRDELLDGLVSLSDGAESARVVRGVVGRLGGSAFMLPGQGARWVGVARQLYDAFPVFAQSLDEVCERFGEHLPYALKPLLLADALEEARAQRTDIAQPALFALQVSLYRLMTRYCPQPDHLIGHSVGEITAAHVSGAIDLDSATRLVAARGRVMQTVTERGAMVAVRASEDDVRALLSPYHRTGVAAVNGPESVVVSGDRDEVLDLRDQLVADGKQAKLLKVDHAFHSPLMDPILEAFAGSIEAIPAGEQAIPVVSTRLGRVATLEELTSVEHWVNHVREPVRFFDAVEHTRAAGAQVFLEVGPGSTLASSTKEAFAGEGVDDAVVLSSSRRDRGAVEALVAALAQLHVRGGSVDWDALLGARRRVDLPTYAFERRSFWLDPSAGTGAADVASAGLFAPEHPLLGAVVDHPGTGEVVFTDRWSQHTHDWLADHTVFGAVVVPGTAYLDLALWVGDSVGCAVIDELSLEVPLILPGSGDVQVRVVVGAVGETGHRSLDVYSRPGDDGRTMGGWTRHATGSLSSSSPSSSRSPRAAGRTGDASSLAVWPPVGARRLAIDGFYESLADKGFDYGPAFRGLREVWQHGDDLYVLATLPSTDEGADGGGFALHPALIDSVLHAVAVGGVIDVDGGQGWMPFSWSGVEQTGDCGSSARVRMTPAGDGVVSLAIADEHGRDIAHVAALTFRPAGPEQLRSARGGHEQSLFELQWRPFQQSKQATHATHPGQWGVLGTENGLASRLVAAGDGNTLSYASMDDVLMGDAPRHVVLCLDDFVTPGPDLLAEVAGADTRVLDWIQRFLADERLAGSVLVVLTRLAIDTGGGGSVESLPGVSVWGLIRSAQTEHPGRFRLVDVDDEEASWARFPDVLALGEDQLALRGGAYLTPRMIPAAPADHQIEPPPAGAHRLGIPTKGTLENLTWVPCPEVEAPLTSGQVRVAVQAAGLNFRDVTIALGLVDRTAFGAGLGSEGAGTVLEVAGDVTALAPGDRVMGAFSGAFGRVAVTDQRLIMPIPEGWSHAEAASVPSAFLTAYHALFHVMKLEKGQRILIHAAAGGVGMAAVQLAKHVGAEIYATASPAKWPVLRGLGLDDEHLASSRDLEFADKFLDSTDGRGVDVVLNSLAHKFVDASLRLLPKGGNFIEMGKTDIRDPHQVAADHPGVDYRAFDLYEEGTDATHEMFRAVMRLFADGRVHLNPISLRNIRDARQAFREMSQGRHVGKLVLEVGDGFGGGTVLVTGGTGGVGSLVARHLVAEHGVRSLVLASRRGTAADGVPELVSDLEKAGATVAVRACDVGDRAAVADLLADMPGKYPLTAVVHAAGALADGTVESLTAQSVESVLRAKAGGAVNLHELTRSHTLSAFVQFSALAGMLGSAGQANYAAANTFLDGLAAQRRASGLVGTSLCWGWWEQRSGMTADLDQADLVRTRRLGVAAMPTPEALALFDAACAIDRPVLIPARMDLSALRHKTGDELPLLLRDLADASRPLRKRTGTTRDSAPLGLTDRLATLPQDEAEAAVLDWVREQAAIVLGHPSGASVDADQAFTHIGFDSLTAVELCNRLASSTGLRLPSTLVFSYPTPRELSRHIFGLLRPAPDTGSAEDAQIRDVLRTVSIDGLRSAGILELVLACAEPSEAGADAAVPDAGVAAGELAVMDLEALVDLALDERDK, from the coding sequence AGGAGTACGGGCCGCCGCTGCACAAGTCGCCGGAAGAGCTTGAGGGCTACCTGATGACGGGCACGTCGGTCGCGGTCGCCTCGGGGCGCATCTCCTACCTGTGGGGGTTCGAGGGGCCGGCCGTCACGATCGACACGGCGTGCTCGTCGTCGCTGGTGACGCTGCACATGGCGGCCCAGGCGCTGCGGAACGCCGAATGCTCGCTGGCCCTGGCCGGCGGCGTGACGGTCATGGCGATGCCCGGCGTGTTCACCGAGTTCAGCCGACAGCGCGGGCTGGCTCCGGACGGGCGGATCAAGGCGTTCGCGGCCGCCGCCGACGGCACGGCCTGGGGCGAGGGCGTGGGCCTGCTGCTGCTGGAACGCCTCTCCGACGCGCGCAGGCACGGCCATCCGGTCCTGGCGGTCGTCCGTGGCTCTGCCGTCAACCAGGACGGCGCAAGCAACGGCCTCACCGCACCCAACGGCCCCTCCCAACAACGCGTCATCCGCCAGGCATTGGCGAACGCGCGGCTGACGGCGGACCAGGTGGACGCCGTCGAGGCGCACGGCACGGGCACCAAGCTGGGCGACCCGATCGAGGCGCAGGCCCTGCTGGCCACCTACGGCAAGAACCGGCCCGGGGACCGGCCCCTGTTGCTGGGGTCGGTGAAGTCGAACATCGGTCACCCGCAGTGCGCGGCGGGCGCGGCGGGTGTCATGAAAATGGTCATGGCCATGCGGCACGGCACCCTGCCGAAGACACTGCACATGGATGAGCCGACGCCGCATGTGAACTGGTCGGCAGGCGCGGTGGAACTGCTCGCGGAGGCGCGGCCATGGCCGGAGACCGACGGGCGGCCGCGGCGGGCCGCGGTGTCGGCGTTCGGCGTGAGCGGTACGAACGCGCACCTGATCCTTGAGCAGGCTCCCGAGGAGGAGACGACGCCCGGCACCGCCGGTCATGTCCCGGGCGTCGCCGCCGGATCGGTCGTCCCGTGGGCCGTGTCGGCGCGGTCGGAGCAGGGCTTGCGGGCGCAGGCGGACGAGCTGCGCGACTTCGCTTCCTCCGATGCGGGCCTGGACATCGCTGATGTCGGCTGGTCGCTGGCGTCGAGCCGGGCAGGGCTCGAGCATCGCGCGGTGGTACTGGGGCGTGACCGGGACGAGTTGCTCGACGGTCTGGTGTCGTTGAGCGACGGTGCGGAGTCCGCCCGGGTGGTGCGTGGTGTCGTGGGCAGGCTCGGTGGCTCCGCCTTCATGCTCCCGGGGCAGGGGGCGCGGTGGGTCGGTGTGGCGCGGCAGCTGTACGACGCGTTCCCCGTCTTCGCGCAGAGCCTCGACGAGGTCTGCGAACGCTTCGGCGAACATCTTCCCTACGCGCTGAAGCCCCTGCTCCTCGCCGACGCGCTGGAGGAGGCTCGGGCCCAGCGAACCGACATCGCGCAGCCGGCGCTGTTCGCGCTGCAGGTCAGCCTGTACCGGCTGATGACGCGGTACTGCCCGCAGCCCGACCACCTGATCGGTCACTCGGTCGGCGAGATCACAGCCGCCCATGTGTCCGGCGCCATCGACCTGGACAGTGCGACCAGGCTCGTGGCCGCTCGCGGACGGGTCATGCAGACGGTCACCGAGCGAGGCGCCATGGTGGCGGTGCGCGCCTCGGAGGACGACGTGCGCGCCCTGCTCAGCCCGTATCACCGCACTGGCGTCGCCGCTGTCAACGGCCCGGAATCGGTGGTGGTCTCGGGCGACCGCGACGAGGTCCTCGACCTCCGGGATCAGCTCGTCGCCGACGGAAAGCAGGCGAAACTGCTGAAGGTGGACCACGCGTTCCACTCCCCGCTCATGGACCCGATCCTGGAAGCGTTCGCCGGATCGATCGAAGCGATTCCCGCGGGCGAGCAGGCGATCCCGGTCGTCTCGACCAGGCTGGGCCGCGTGGCCACGCTCGAGGAGCTGACGTCCGTCGAGCACTGGGTGAACCACGTCCGCGAACCCGTCCGCTTCTTCGACGCGGTGGAGCACACGCGTGCGGCAGGTGCGCAGGTCTTCCTCGAAGTGGGCCCGGGGTCGACGCTCGCGAGCAGCACCAAGGAAGCCTTCGCCGGTGAGGGCGTGGACGACGCGGTGGTCCTTTCGTCGTCACGCCGGGACCGCGGGGCGGTGGAGGCGTTGGTCGCCGCGCTGGCCCAACTGCACGTCAGGGGCGGGTCCGTCGACTGGGACGCGCTGTTGGGGGCGCGCCGACGGGTGGATCTTCCGACGTACGCGTTCGAGCGCCGGAGTTTCTGGCTGGACCCCTCGGCAGGGACGGGCGCGGCGGACGTGGCCTCCGCCGGTCTCTTCGCTCCGGAACACCCGCTGCTCGGCGCTGTGGTGGACCATCCCGGCACCGGCGAGGTGGTGTTCACCGACCGGTGGTCCCAGCACACCCACGACTGGCTGGCCGACCACACCGTGTTCGGCGCGGTCGTGGTACCGGGAACGGCCTATCTGGACCTGGCGCTGTGGGTGGGCGACTCCGTCGGATGTGCGGTGATCGACGAACTCTCCTTGGAAGTTCCCCTGATCCTTCCCGGCTCGGGTGACGTGCAGGTGCGGGTCGTCGTCGGAGCGGTGGGCGAGACGGGGCACCGCTCCCTGGACGTGTACTCGCGCCCCGGCGACGACGGCCGGACGATGGGTGGCTGGACCCGCCACGCGACGGGAAGCCTGTCATCGAGTTCGCCGAGTTCATCGCGTTCACCGCGGGCGGCCGGGCGGACCGGTGACGCGTCCTCACTCGCCGTGTGGCCGCCGGTCGGGGCGCGCCGGCTCGCCATCGACGGTTTCTACGAATCCCTCGCGGACAAGGGGTTCGACTACGGTCCTGCCTTCCGCGGGCTGCGAGAGGTGTGGCAGCACGGTGATGACCTCTACGTGCTGGCCACCCTGCCGTCGACCGACGAAGGCGCGGACGGCGGCGGGTTCGCGCTGCATCCCGCGCTGATCGACTCGGTGCTCCACGCGGTGGCGGTCGGCGGTGTCATCGACGTGGACGGCGGCCAGGGATGGATGCCCTTCTCCTGGTCAGGGGTGGAACAGACCGGGGACTGCGGCTCGAGCGCAAGGGTCCGGATGACCCCGGCCGGCGATGGCGTCGTGTCCTTGGCGATCGCCGACGAGCACGGCCGCGACATCGCGCACGTCGCGGCACTGACGTTCCGACCGGCCGGCCCCGAGCAACTGCGCTCGGCACGAGGCGGACACGAGCAGTCGCTGTTCGAACTGCAATGGCGACCGTTCCAGCAGAGCAAGCAGGCAACCCACGCAACCCACCCCGGGCAGTGGGGTGTTCTCGGTACGGAGAACGGCCTGGCCTCGCGGCTCGTAGCGGCAGGCGACGGGAACACCCTGTCCTACGCGTCCATGGACGATGTCCTCATGGGGGACGCACCCCGGCATGTCGTCCTCTGCCTGGACGACTTCGTCACCCCCGGCCCCGACCTGCTCGCCGAGGTCGCCGGCGCGGACACTCGCGTCCTCGACTGGATCCAGCGGTTCCTGGCCGATGAGCGGCTCGCCGGATCCGTGCTGGTGGTGCTCACCCGCCTGGCCATCGACACCGGTGGCGGGGGGAGCGTCGAAAGCCTCCCCGGCGTGTCCGTGTGGGGCCTGATCCGGTCCGCCCAGACGGAGCACCCCGGCAGGTTCCGGCTGGTGGACGTCGACGACGAGGAGGCGTCCTGGGCGCGCTTCCCGGACGTACTCGCTCTCGGCGAAGACCAGCTGGCACTGCGCGGCGGTGCCTACCTCACGCCGCGCATGATCCCGGCCGCACCCGCGGACCACCAGATCGAGCCGCCTCCGGCCGGCGCCCACCGGCTGGGAATCCCGACCAAGGGGACGCTGGAGAACCTGACATGGGTTCCGTGCCCCGAGGTGGAGGCGCCCCTGACGAGCGGGCAGGTCCGCGTCGCCGTGCAGGCCGCGGGGCTCAACTTCCGGGACGTCACGATCGCCCTGGGACTGGTGGACAGAACAGCCTTCGGCGCCGGGCTCGGCAGTGAGGGCGCCGGAACAGTGCTCGAGGTGGCGGGCGACGTCACCGCTCTCGCGCCGGGTGACCGGGTGATGGGCGCGTTCTCCGGGGCGTTCGGGCGCGTGGCCGTGACGGATCAGCGCCTGATCATGCCCATCCCCGAGGGGTGGAGCCACGCCGAGGCGGCGTCCGTACCGAGTGCCTTCCTCACCGCCTACCACGCGCTCTTCCACGTGATGAAGCTCGAAAAGGGGCAGCGGATCCTCATCCACGCCGCAGCGGGCGGCGTCGGGATGGCCGCGGTGCAACTGGCGAAGCACGTCGGCGCCGAGATCTACGCGACCGCGAGCCCGGCCAAGTGGCCCGTCCTGCGCGGTCTTGGACTGGATGACGAGCACCTGGCGTCGTCACGGGACCTGGAGTTCGCGGACAAGTTCCTGGACTCCACGGACGGCCGAGGGGTGGATGTCGTCCTGAACTCCCTTGCGCACAAGTTCGTCGACGCCTCGCTGAGGCTGCTCCCCAAGGGCGGGAACTTCATCGAGATGGGGAAGACGGACATCCGTGACCCCCACCAAGTGGCGGCCGATCACCCCGGAGTCGACTACCGGGCCTTCGACCTCTACGAGGAAGGCACGGACGCGACCCACGAGATGTTCCGGGCCGTCATGCGGCTGTTCGCCGACGGGCGGGTGCACCTGAACCCCATCTCCCTGCGGAACATCCGCGACGCGCGCCAGGCCTTCCGCGAGATGAGCCAGGGCCGCCACGTCGGCAAACTGGTCCTTGAAGTGGGCGACGGCTTCGGCGGCGGGACCGTGCTGGTCACCGGCGGGACCGGGGGAGTGGGCTCGCTGGTGGCGCGCCACCTCGTCGCCGAGCACGGGGTGCGGAGCCTGGTCCTGGCAAGTCGTCGGGGAACGGCGGCCGACGGAGTGCCCGAGCTGGTCTCGGACCTGGAGAAGGCAGGCGCGACGGTCGCAGTCCGGGCATGTGATGTCGGGGACCGGGCCGCCGTGGCGGACCTGCTCGCGGACATGCCGGGCAAGTACCCCCTGACGGCGGTCGTCCACGCGGCAGGTGCGCTGGCGGACGGCACCGTCGAGTCGCTGACCGCGCAGAGCGTCGAAAGCGTGCTGCGGGCCAAAGCCGGCGGCGCGGTCAACCTGCACGAGCTGACCCGGAGTCACACCCTGTCGGCGTTTGTCCAGTTCTCCGCCCTCGCGGGGATGCTCGGCAGCGCAGGACAGGCGAACTACGCAGCGGCGAACACGTTCCTGGACGGTCTGGCGGCGCAGCGCAGGGCATCCGGTCTGGTCGGCACGTCGCTGTGCTGGGGCTGGTGGGAGCAGCGCAGCGGCATGACCGCGGACCTGGACCAGGCCGACCTCGTCCGGACCCGGCGCCTCGGCGTCGCCGCGATGCCGACACCCGAGGCGCTGGCCCTGTTCGACGCGGCGTGCGCGATCGACAGACCCGTCCTCATCCCGGCCCGGATGGACCTCTCCGCGCTGCGGCACAAGACCGGTGACGAACTGCCGCTCCTCCTGCGCGACCTCGCCGACGCCAGCCGTCCACTCCGGAAACGGACAGGCACGACCAGGGACAGCGCTCCCCTCGGCCTGACCGACAGGCTGGCCACCCTGCCGCAGGACGAGGCGGAGGCAGCCGTCCTGGACTGGGTCCGCGAGCAGGCCGCCATCGTGCTCGGGCACCCCTCGGGTGCGTCCGTCGACGCCGACCAGGCCTTCACCCACATCGGATTCGACTCGCTGACCGCGGTCGAACTGTGCAACCGCCTGGCTTCCTCGACGGGGCTGCGCCTGCCGTCCACCCTCGTGTTCAGCTACCCGACACCACGCGAGCTGAGCCGGCACATCTTCGGTCTGCTGCGTCCGGCACCCGACACCGGCTCGGCCGAGGACGCGCAGATCCGCGACGTGCTGCGGACCGTATCGATCGACGGTCTGCGGAGCGCGGGCATCTTGGAACTGGTCCTGGCGTGCGCCGAACCGTCTGAAGCGGGCGCCGACGCGGCGGTGCCGGACGCGGGCGTCGCCGCCGGTGAACTGGCGGTCATGGATTTGGAAGCACTGGTCGACCTGGCTCTGGACGAGAGGGACAAGTGA